A single region of the Salvia miltiorrhiza cultivar Shanhuang (shh) chromosome 8, IMPLAD_Smil_shh, whole genome shotgun sequence genome encodes:
- the LOC130998154 gene encoding uncharacterized protein LOC130998154, with the protein MEQAVTDLGFVHLLNAQNIASQLYANVMPHVAHNVNVAQGYILSDIVNIEPEDERSNVLIYDNDDVAEDDVADDVDTDYHVRDDVDTDYDDGDDVDSLDEDNDYVVEDVVHPMSNRHTVQPLESGTDLYRREALSSGCTYADKEKLQISLGLYHLQNRIDYVVERSNKTRFSVVYMNKEKYAFLMRATSVETGSVWRVSKWNAPHTCEMDLRNHGRRTVGAKVIDAFFAPTLLNEWAILRPNEMLAQLQRQFGIQVDYKSALMGRNYVVSMIYGDKDKSLQQLSSYLFMTDSSNCFQYVFMALSASIGGFLASGRPVIVVDGTHLKWKYKGIMFVATTKDGNEQIFPLAVDQHRSIKNAIEVVSPGIPHGLCTSPEFDIHFSNLSETCDDAYRKLVEVEPRRWTQSQCPIRRYEFLTSNCAESFNSRLRWARRLPICTLMEFVRSLIGHWVVERHGKALSMTHELIDYATKKLERSLEVGRTMLVEAINSMKFKVSEGTKHYIVDLNERSCSCREFDMDFIPCSYAAATIMYAFT; encoded by the exons ATGGAACAAGCTGTGACGGATCTTGGTTTTGTGCATTTATTAAATGCTCAAAATATTGCATCGCAATTGTATGCAAATGTGATGCCTCATGTTGCTCACAATGTCAATGTGGCACAAGGTTATATTCTGAGTGACATTGTGAATATAGAGCCGGAGGATGAAAGGAGTAATGTATTGATTTATGACAATGATGATGTTGCTGAAGATGATGTTGCGGACGATGTGGATACTGATTATCATGTCAGGGACGATGTGGATACTGATTATGATGATGGGGACGATGTGGATAGTCTTGATGAAGACAATGATTATGTTGTTGAAGACGTTGTTCATCCTATGTCTAATAGACATACTGTGCAACCATTAGAGA GTGGAACTGACCTATACAGACGGGAGGCACTGAGTTCAGGTTGTACATATGCTGATAAAGAGAAGTTGCAGATTTCTTTGGGTTTATATCATTTGCAAAATCGTATTGATTATGTTGTGGAACGTTCAAATAAGACACGATTTTCAGTTGTCTACatgaataaagaaaaatatgcaTTCCTTATGCGTGCTACATCAGTTGAGACAGGTTCTGTTTGGAGAGTTTCAAAATGGAACGCTCCACACACTTGTGAGATGGACTTGAGAAATCATGGGCGAAGGACTGTTGGTGCAAAAGTGATAGATGCATTTTTTGCACCTACTTTGTTGAATGAATGGGCAATTCTGAGGCCAAATGAGATGTTAGCTCAACTTCAGAGGCAGTTTGGAATTCAAGTTGATTATAAATCAGCTTTGATGGGGAGAAATTATGTTGTTAGTATGATCTATGGAGACAAAGACAAGTCACTTCAACAGTTGTCATCATATTTGTTCATG ACTGATAGTTCTAATTGCTTTCAGTATGTTTTTATGGCTCTTTCTGCTTCAATTGGTGGTTTTCTAGCATCGGGTCGTCCTGTGATTGTTGTTGATGGTACACATTTGAAATGGAAGTACAAGGGCATTATGTTTGTGGCTACTACAAAAGATGGTAATGAGCAAATATTTCCCTTGGCTGTTG ATCAACATCGTAGCATTAAGAATGCTATTGAGGTCGTTTCTCCTGGTATTCCTCACGGACTTTGCAC GAGTCCGGAGTTTGATATTCATTTCTCCAATTTGTCTGAGACTTGTGATGATGCATATAGAAAATTAGTAGAAGTTGAACCACGTAGATGGACACAGAGTCAATGTCCAATTAGACGTTATGAGTTCCTAACTTCTAACTGTGCCGAATCTTTCAACAGTCGACTGAGATGGGCCAGGAGATTGCCTATATGCACTTTGATGGAATTTGTGAGGTCATTGATTGGTCATTGGGTTGTAGAGCGGCATGGGAAAGCATTGTCAATGACTCATGAATTGATAGATTATGCAACCAAGAAGTTGGAAAGATCACTAGAGGTAGGTCGAACGATGCTAGTGGAAGCAATTAATTCAATGAAATTCAAGGTTAGTGAAGGCACAAAGCACTATATTGTGGATCTCAATGAAAGAAGTTGCTCATGTAGAGAGTTTGACATGGACTTCATTCCTTGCTCTTATGCAGCTGCAACAATAATGTATGCATTTACATAA
- the LOC131001681 gene encoding uncharacterized protein LOC131001681 isoform X1, with amino-acid sequence MGASESSLTSSKISEDGITTVSERAEGVDPILERLKSLKITTPILASAPAESTLTDILVRKPFSSSTSGTLDPNVLLELFTIYRDWQEEKAQKISKRQEEVENKIEVADALAVKLLQRFNYSVSAIKTTSNHLSEVHSLQVELGELKGRLTEVISNCDALCKRIASEGPESLQSSVRPLAAVTTDQKTVAVLASSPSTTEENQPPQQEQ; translated from the exons ATGGGCGCTTCAGAATCATCTCTGACGAGCTCCAAA ATTTCGGAGGATGGAATTACCACAGTTTCAGAGCGCGCGGAGGGCGTAGACCCTATTTTAGAGAGGCTTAAATCTCTCAAAATC ACGACTCCGATACTTGCATCAGCCCCAGCGGAAAGTACCTTAACGGATATCCTTGTGCGGAAACCATTTTCTTCTTCTACTTCTG GTACTTTGGATCCTAATGTGCTTCTAGAGCTTTTCACAATTTATCGTGATTGGCAGGAGGAGAAGGCACAAAAGATAAGTAAAAGACAG GAAGAGgttgaaaataaaatagaagTTGCAGATGCTTTGGCTGTGAAGCTTCTCCAACGTTTCAATTACTCAGTCTCGGCGATCAAAACCACATCTAATCATCTATCAGAAG TCCATTCATTGCAAGTGGAACTTGGAGAGTTAAAAGGAAGGTTAACAGAAGTGATTAGCAATTGTGATGCATTATGCAAGAGAATTGCTAGCGAGGGGCCAGAATCACTGCAATCTTCAGTAAGGCCATTAGCAGCAGTCACCACCGATCAAAAGACCGTCGCTGTCTTAGCATCTTCGCCTTCAACAACAGAGGAGAATCAACCCCCACAGCAGGAACAGTAG
- the LOC131001681 gene encoding uncharacterized protein LOC131001681 isoform X2, with protein sequence MRVNIEQTTPILASAPAESTLTDILVRKPFSSSTSGTLDPNVLLELFTIYRDWQEEKAQKISKRQEEVENKIEVADALAVKLLQRFNYSVSAIKTTSNHLSEVHSLQVELGELKGRLTEVISNCDALCKRIASEGPESLQSSVRPLAAVTTDQKTVAVLASSPSTTEENQPPQQEQ encoded by the exons ATGCGCGTGAACATTGAACAGACGACTCCGATACTTGCATCAGCCCCAGCGGAAAGTACCTTAACGGATATCCTTGTGCGGAAACCATTTTCTTCTTCTACTTCTG GTACTTTGGATCCTAATGTGCTTCTAGAGCTTTTCACAATTTATCGTGATTGGCAGGAGGAGAAGGCACAAAAGATAAGTAAAAGACAG GAAGAGgttgaaaataaaatagaagTTGCAGATGCTTTGGCTGTGAAGCTTCTCCAACGTTTCAATTACTCAGTCTCGGCGATCAAAACCACATCTAATCATCTATCAGAAG TCCATTCATTGCAAGTGGAACTTGGAGAGTTAAAAGGAAGGTTAACAGAAGTGATTAGCAATTGTGATGCATTATGCAAGAGAATTGCTAGCGAGGGGCCAGAATCACTGCAATCTTCAGTAAGGCCATTAGCAGCAGTCACCACCGATCAAAAGACCGTCGCTGTCTTAGCATCTTCGCCTTCAACAACAGAGGAGAATCAACCCCCACAGCAGGAACAGTAG
- the LOC131001631 gene encoding GDP-mannose 4,6 dehydratase 1: protein MAVRSESESAKIALITGITGQDGSYLTEFLLEKGYEVHGLIRRSSNFNTQRINHIYIDPHNAHKARMKLHYADLTDASSLRRWLDTILPDEVYNLAAQSHVAVSFEIPDYTADVVATGALRLLEAVRSHIASSGRSHIRYYQAGSSEMFGSTPPPQSESTPFHPRSPYAAAKCAAHWYTVNYREAYGIFACNGILFNHESPRRGENFVTRKITRAVGRIKIGLQSKLFLGNLQASRDWGFAGDYVEAMWLMLQQDKPDDYVVATEESHTVEEFLTVAFGSAGLNWKDHVVIDKRYFRPTEVDNLKGDASKAKKVLGWKPKVGFQQLVKMMVDEDIELAKREKVLVDAGYLDAQQQP from the coding sequence ATGGCCGTCAGATCTGAATCGGAATCGGCGAAAATCGCACTAATCACGGGCATTACTGGGCAGGACGGTTCGTACCTGACGGAATTCCTCCTGGAGAAGGGGTACGAGGTGCACGGGCTGATCCGGCGGTCGTCTAACTTCAACACGCAGCGGATCAACCACATCTACATCGACCCTCACAACGCCCACAAGGCCCGCATGAAGCTCCACTACGCCGACCTCACCGACGCCTCCTCCCTCCGCCGCTGGCTCGACACCATCCTCCCCGACGAGGTCTACAACCTCGCCGCCCAATCCCACGTCGCCGTCTCCTTCGAGATCCCCGACTACACCGCCGACGTCGTGGCCACCGGCGCCCTCCGCCTCCTCGAGGCCGTCCGCTCCCACATCGCCTCCTCCGGCCGCTCCCACATCCGCTACTACCAGGCCGGCTCCTCCGAGATGTTCGGATCCACGCCGCCGCCCCAGTCCGAGAGCACCCCCTTCCACCCGCGCTCCCCCTACGCCGCCGCCAAGTGCGCCGCCCACTGGTACACCGTGAACTACCGCGAGGCCTACGGCATCTTCGCCTGCAACGGCATCCTCTTCAACCACGAGTCCCCCCGCCGCGGCGAGAACTTCGTGACCCGCAAGATCACCCGCGCCGTCGGCCGCATCAAGATCGGCCTCCAGAGCAAGCTCTTCCTCGGCAACCTCCAGGCCTCGCGCGATTGGGGCTTCGCCGGGGACTACGTGGAGGCAATGTGGCTGATGCTGCAGCAGGACAAGCCCGACGACTACGTGGTCGCCACCGAGGAGTCCCACACCGTCGAGGAGTTCCTCACCGTTGCGTTCGGCTCCGCGGGGCTCAACTGGAAGGATCACGTCGTCATCGACAAGCGCTACTTCCGCCCCACTGAGGTGGATAATCTCAAAGGCGACGCCAGCAAGGCCAAGAAGGTGCTCGGCTGGAAGCCCAAGGTGGGCTTCCAGCAGCTCGTCAAGATGATGGTCGATGAAGACATTGAGCTCgccaagagagagaaagtgctTGTCGATGCAGGCTACTTGGACGCCCAGCAGCAACCTTGA